The genomic stretch AGATGAACTAATTGGCAGGATTTACAGGGAACACGTTCAAGCTAACAGGGTACAGCATCCAAGAGATTTGGCAGACTTCTTGATAAAGGCAAAAAAGGAGGCTGAAAACGAAGACGATTCTGTGAAAGGATTCCTCACTGACGAGCATCTCATCCTCTCTCTTTCTGAAGTCTTTATGGGTGGGTTAGAAAGCACTTCAAGTACCTTGTGTTGGACACTCGTATACCTGATACATTACCCACATGTTCAAGATAAGCTGCATCAAGAGCTGGATGACGTCATCGGGTATAGTCGCCTTCCAGACCTCACTGACAAAAAGAATCTACCGTATTTGGAGGCTACGATTGCAGAAATCCATAGATTCTCGTCTCTTGCCCCTTTAGCTGTTCCACACAAGGCTACAGTGGATACAACTCTGCAGGGGTATAACATACCAAAAGGCACGACAGTGCTTGTCAACTTATGGTCTCTTCATCACGATCCAGAGATCTGGGATGATCCCAATGAGTTTAAACCTGAGAGATTCCTGGACGACAATGGCCTTTTCCAAACACCAAAAGCAGGTATTTTATTACCGTTTTCGGGAGGGCGTCGCGTTTGCTTAGGAGAGTCACTTGCCCGAATGCAGCTCTTTTTGGTCTTGGCACGCTTGCTGCACAGCTTCAAGTTTGAGAATCCACCAGGCTGTGATCTTCCCACTCTACAACCTGATGTAGGAATTGTCCTCATGCCACAGTCCTTCAACGTTTGTGCAATCAAGAGGCACGTATTTTGATATCCTTAATACATTATGTTTCGGTGACCAGTATTTCGCATTTTGACACCTTTCTTTTATATTCTCTACTAACCAAGGACGTAAATTAATTCTCACGTTTAAGGTGTTGTGGCGAACGCGAGCACATGGCGATGACTGAAGTGCAGTTTTCTCGCCTAGCTAAGCACCAATGCAGTTCATGCCTGTCAAACAAGTCCTCAGACTTGATGCGAATTTTATATGCAGAAGGAGTAATGTTGAAATAATCGGAAATGCTCTTTTCTCTGAAGGATAAGATAGTGAGTTCTGATGGTGAAACGATCAAACAGAATTTCTTTAGACATGTCGTTAAATTACACGGAGAATATTGGATATAGGTCAGTCGAACGACAACACATCTCATTTGCACctcattaaaaaacaaaagtgCACCGGCATTGTAGTATTcctctttcctttaaaaactgaattaattttctGCAATTCCGCATGTCACTCCATTTTTTCAAGCAGATGCATACTTTGATAAGGTTGAGGTGGCTCTGGGGGACAAATGCAGGTCCAGCATTTCAGGCATTAAAACGACACCATTCTGGATCATGAAGGGAACTGGAGTCACGCAAAAAGCCTTTTCTGCTCATCTATTAGAAAGAGAATAAGGCCCGATCCAAACGCCGCTCCGCTTATGTGCCGAACCTAGCTCAATAAAGTTTGACTAGAGAGCGACTTTGGAGCGACGGCTGATTCATACGCCGTACCTGGGTCGAACCAAAGTGAAATCCATACAATGGTAAAGGGGCCTTGGTACAGGTAAAACTTCAGAGTGTATTCTATTAAGATTATAAATTATCACAATTTATGcgttaggttcggcacatgacaAGAGCGCCTTGTGAATCAGCCGCCGCTCCAACGTTGCAAGGTGCGACAGACGCTGCCGAACTTAACGTTTTTAGCCGCTCCAAACCTAACCTGCCGAACCAAATTGATTCAAACGCCGCTTTTCTGCCGCTCTTAACTCATCAGTTAGGTTCGGCGCATGAATGGAGCGGCGATTGGAACGGGCCTAACAACACCTCATTTGCCCCGGATGTCGCCTGTGTACGACGGTCAGAATGAACAATACCCTCTTTGGGCAGAAATACGTAAATGTTATTATTCACACAAGCGTGACTAAGTATCAACAGAGCTATAAGTGAGCAACAACTTGTGCCTAACTTGTAAGCACCAGTAAAGTGCTGAACGGACATCCACTTTTCCTCTCGTAATTGGCCGATATGCATGTCCCAACAGAAACATATTCGGCAAAGACTTTGGAACATCCAATCTTAAAGCAAGCATTCCAAACCCAGGAAGATCGAacgagactctgctcgcagggtactcaGACCCGGACCTTCCACCAGAACTGCTCTTAATCTAGGAAGGGAAAAAACACATTCTAGTCATTTAGAGGCACAAGAAGACTTGCTGCAGATGTCTTGGTGCTGGTCACGCTTAAATGAATGTCTAAATTTCCCGAACTACAAATAAAAAACGACAAAGACACATAAGTGGGAATTCCAACGGCGTATCCTCAGGAATAACGAGAGTAAAATAGCAAATAGCAGTTCTGTGGCGGGTGGAGCTGTTGAGCCGTGACTCTCCACAGCCTAAGTCCTTGCCCTAATCCTAATCCCAACAAACGAACCCTAACCTTTCATCCAAACGAGTTTGGATGCTATATTTGAAGtttttgcctcttttttttttcacatgatGTTACTGCCGTAGAGTGatcagaaaaacaacaacggcgcgAGTATTATTTCTTGAATATTCAATAACTTGAACGGGACCGATACCATTGATTGCGCTCACACTTGAAGTCCTCATTCTTTTCTATGAGAATATTTAATAACCTGAACAGGATCATCATAATTGATTGCACATATACAAACCACACAATGAGCTATGTCCACACGCCTGAATGACAACAAATTTGAGAACGCTTATGACAATACGATATTTGCGAGAAAGAGTTCTCTCAAGTTAACCAAACAAATGAACGACACAATACATAATCGTAGCCTGTGGGAGTAAGTGATTACCTTATTCCAAAAAGTTGTTTTGCAACGATCTATGAAAAAAGCATTCTCCATAGAAGTGCGCTGGAGCactgatagaggttttgcacggtaGCCATGTTGcttggcaggaacaatgaaaatgttttgcattagaaagaacatttgttcccatagcaaaaagaaactattgcttctgccatgcaacatggctgccgtgcaaaacctctctctattggggacactgtaaactgaaattaacaatgaaagcaaatcaagtcaaatgttggtttttgaggagagggaaaaccggagtacccggagaaaatctctcggtgcaaagtagagaaccaagaaactcaacccacatatgacgctgattCTGGGaaccgaacccggaccacattggtgggaggccagtgctctcaccactgcgccatccctgtaaCCCTAGGATAACAGAGGTATATACTACAGATGGTCAAAGAGGTATGTACTACGCTATGACAGTTGCATTTTCGAATTATTATACAATCAACAGAACATTGCGTTTCTGATTGCTCAATGACGAAAGCATAATTAGGTTATGAAATGCGATAGAGTTTATACAATgtaatacggaagttgctatggaaataCAGTGGTGAAGTAATTTTGTGGAGTATACAACCAATGGAAAATCTTATGAACGTGCTCGTTCGGAGGCGGAAGCTGAATAATTGGACCtcggttattcattattctttgggTTTTTCCTTTCAATTATTCATTATa from Montipora capricornis isolate CH-2021 chromosome 12, ASM3666992v2, whole genome shotgun sequence encodes the following:
- the LOC138025282 gene encoding steroid 17-alpha-hydroxylase/17,20 lyase-like, which gives rise to MFEELLWATLAFILVAWAFNGYFKANSLPPGPFPLPIIGNLLKVAVDSPHIDLMKMEKQYGHVFRLYLGSQLVVIVSGEEAIKEVLVTRSSEFAGRPNVYTGEVYSQGKAIVMTDYSPQWRLHRKITASALKRYMNEILKESKVIEDEFDLLLKRVSSWNGEPHDIAKEIRPAVMNVICTMAFGSRYELDDPEFLRILEMITGVAKMLASGSLVDVFPCLSFLPFKSIQTAKRRREERDELIGRIYREHVQANRVQHPRDLADFLIKAKKEAENEDDSVKGFLTDEHLILSLSEVFMGGLESTSSTLCWTLVYLIHYPHVQDKLHQELDDVIGYSRLPDLTDKKNLPYLEATIAEIHRFSSLAPLAVPHKATVDTTLQGYNIPKGTTVLVNLWSLHHDPEIWDDPNEFKPERFLDDNGLFQTPKAGILLPFSGGRRVCLGESLARMQLFLVLARLLHSFKFENPPGCDLPTLQPDVGIVLMPQSFNVCAIKRHVF